The following coding sequences lie in one Zingiber officinale cultivar Zhangliang chromosome 2B, Zo_v1.1, whole genome shotgun sequence genomic window:
- the LOC122045337 gene encoding uncharacterized protein LOC122045337 codes for MENNTEKTLRDLWAPDLSEDSFCIHHSDLDVDFELWKIAHLLPKFHGLSGEDPNRHLHELDMVCSSWNPHGVSSEDVRLRAFPFSVADSAKDWLYCLPPNSITSWFEMKRLFLARFFPASRIAAIQMSIYGIQQFTGEPFQNYWDRFKRLVASCPQHQISDQLLIIYFYEGLCPMDRSMVDAASGGALVNKTSTQAKELIEIMSANYQQYGTRPMITEDVHSFASVLPTRIQYYQPDPQLYQIHQQDRYNSIAGFEYRSTQQRNSEWSQHYQSYLHHQPEQHFREQLQQFGQHRETQFQER; via the coding sequence ATGGAGAACAACACTGAAAAGACTCTGAGAGACctttgggcaccagatttgtCAGAGGATTCTTTTTGCATTCATCATTCTGATTTGGACGTAGACTTCGAGTTATGGAAAATTGCACAtttattaccgaagtttcatgggctatctggtgaagatcccaacagGCATCTACATGAATTGGATATGGTGTGCTCTTCATGGAATCCACATGGCGTATCAAGTGAAGATGtcagacttagagcatttccattctcagtagcagattcagcaaaagattggcTGTATTGTCTCCCACCCAATTCTATTACCAGCTGGTTCGAGATGAAGAGATTATTTCTGGCaaggttctttcctgcttctaggattgCAGCTATTCAGATGAGTATTTATGGAATCCAGCAATTCACAGGAGaaccatttcaaaattattgggatagatttaaaagacttgttgctagttgccctcagcaccagataagcgatcaacttcttattatatacttctatgagggattgtgtcccatggatagaagtatggttgatgcagctagtggaggggcttTAGTTAACAAGACCTCTACTCAGGCTAAAGAACTTATTGAGATTATGTCTGCAAATTATCAGCAGTATGGGACTAGACCGATGATTACCGaggatgttcattcctttgctaGTGTACTCCCTACCAGGATCCAATATTATCAGCCTGATCCTCAGCTTTATCAGATCCATCAGCAGGATAGGTATAATTCAATTGCAGGATTCGAGTATAGGAGCACACAACAAAGGAATTCTGAGTGGTCTCAACATTATCAGTCATATCTTCATCATCAGCCTGAGCAGCATTTTAGGGAGCAGTTACAACAATTCGGACAACATCGAGAAACACAATTCCAGGAAAGATGA